Proteins from a genomic interval of Pogoniulus pusillus isolate bPogPus1 chromosome 42, bPogPus1.pri, whole genome shotgun sequence:
- the TGFA gene encoding protransforming growth factor alpha isoform X1, which produces MPGEAAAVLAIGVLLAACQALENSTAPRSAPGPPVAAAVRSHFNDCPDSHSQFCFHGTCRFLVQEDKPACVCHSGYVGTRCEHADLLAVVAANQKKQTITALVVVSVVASVLLIGVCVLIHCCRLRKRCQWCRAPMGAQEKPGGLLKGGTSCCHTETVLCFFLCFLVGF; this is translated from the exons ATGCCGGGAGAGGCGGCGGCCGTGCTGGCCATCG gTGTGCTGCTCGCTGCGTGCCAGGCACTGGAGaactccacagccccccggAGCG ctccaggcccacccgtggcagcagcagtgaggtcccacTTCAACGACTGTCCTGACTCCCACAGCCAGTTCTGCTTCCACGGCACCTGCCGGTTCCTGGTGCAAGAGGACAAGCCAGCCTGCGT ATGCCACTCAGGGTAcgtgggcacacgctgtgagcACGCTGACCTCCTGGCCGTGGTGGCTGCCAACCAGAAGAAGCaaaccatcactgccctggtggTGGTGTCAGTGGTGGCCTCGGTGCTGCTCATCGGCGTTTGTGTCCTCATACA CTGCTGCCGGCTGCGGAAGCGGTGCCAGTGGTGCAGGGCACCCATGGGGGCCCAGGAGAAACCAGGTGGGCTCCTCAaaggtggcacctcctgctgccacactgaGACGG tgctttgtttttttctgtgttttttggttggtttttga
- the TGFA gene encoding protransforming growth factor alpha isoform X3 — protein MPGEAAAVLAIGVLLAACQALENSTAPRSAPGPPVAAAVRSHFNDCPDSHSQFCFHGTCRFLVQEDKPACVCHSGYVGTRCEHADLLAVVAANQKKQTITALVVVSVVASVLLIGVCVLIHCCRLRKRCQWCRAPMGAQEKPGV, from the exons ATGCCGGGAGAGGCGGCGGCCGTGCTGGCCATCG gTGTGCTGCTCGCTGCGTGCCAGGCACTGGAGaactccacagccccccggAGCG ctccaggcccacccgtggcagcagcagtgaggtcccacTTCAACGACTGTCCTGACTCCCACAGCCAGTTCTGCTTCCACGGCACCTGCCGGTTCCTGGTGCAAGAGGACAAGCCAGCCTGCGT ATGCCACTCAGGGTAcgtgggcacacgctgtgagcACGCTGACCTCCTGGCCGTGGTGGCTGCCAACCAGAAGAAGCaaaccatcactgccctggtggTGGTGTCAGTGGTGGCCTCGGTGCTGCTCATCGGCGTTTGTGTCCTCATACA CTGCTGCCGGCTGCGGAAGCGGTGCCAGTGGTGCAGGGCACCCATGGGGGCCCAGGAGAAACCAG GGGTCTGA
- the TGFA gene encoding protransforming growth factor alpha isoform X2, with translation MPGEAAAVLAIGVLLAACQALENSTAPRSAPGPPVAAAVRSHFNDCPDSHSQFCFHGTCRFLVQEDKPACVCHSGYVGTRCEHADLLAVVAANQKKQTITALVVVSVVASVLLIGVCVLIHCCRLRKRCQWCRAPMGAQEKPGGLLKGGTSCCHTETGV, from the exons ATGCCGGGAGAGGCGGCGGCCGTGCTGGCCATCG gTGTGCTGCTCGCTGCGTGCCAGGCACTGGAGaactccacagccccccggAGCG ctccaggcccacccgtggcagcagcagtgaggtcccacTTCAACGACTGTCCTGACTCCCACAGCCAGTTCTGCTTCCACGGCACCTGCCGGTTCCTGGTGCAAGAGGACAAGCCAGCCTGCGT ATGCCACTCAGGGTAcgtgggcacacgctgtgagcACGCTGACCTCCTGGCCGTGGTGGCTGCCAACCAGAAGAAGCaaaccatcactgccctggtggTGGTGTCAGTGGTGGCCTCGGTGCTGCTCATCGGCGTTTGTGTCCTCATACA CTGCTGCCGGCTGCGGAAGCGGTGCCAGTGGTGCAGGGCACCCATGGGGGCCCAGGAGAAACCAGGTGGGCTCCTCAaaggtggcacctcctgctgccacactgaGACGG GGGTCTGA